One Egicoccus halophilus genomic region harbors:
- a CDS encoding cation-translocating P-type ATPase, translating into MVLGPLRQAASLTWSVATMPARIAGEAFAPETGGAVEPTGADDRAGDTVPVGGNGNGAGPASDAAPASTTNGDEQRHVDPGSLFDVDPGSLFDVDLGSLFDVDLGSLFDVDLGSLFDVDLPAWFDEHTAMPDLHLDEMRGFFEDGAEWVGDAVGEGVELVGDAFGMHRRVWEDEDHDHAQIEVHGLCDPSAVGYRRRLATALSRLDDVRWAEVNAITGRVAVAFDGGQPTLQTLVDLIESVEDAHGVRRGPTTSAAWDTSDRAEHPSDDEPVHRVLAIMAGDALAVGWSLAARLARVRRLPVEIGGLVAVVDNNPWLRLQAERVLGRRVTALVLPLGSAVASGLSQGSLGALLDLAHQATVLGEVRARRHVWHQREPEFYAIHSDEPIEPPDLEPRPVRLPDGPVELAGRRLGQLSMAGFGGTLLATRDPRRAADAFLVATPKAARLGREGFAAHLGRTLAYRGIVPLDASALRRLDRVDTVVLDADVVRRPRWEVRGACTPSGEGVPLELRDRAERLLDADDVEADRRRSGWRLAPLAAVEADADVHVPRGTKARGREITARGGRVLGLVSDGQVVAVVDVVDQLDAGLDAVVDAVRAAGHRLYVAGRAGRVADRIDADGTLPGGRALGEAVRELQADGAVVLVIGRQGHRGLAAADVGVGVVSDTGRPSWGADLILGRELADAATLVQATTVAREVSQRSARFAVGGSALGALVAGTGPREAAGSRGLAMVNGAAAAALAAGTWAAVRLAHRPRPYVPDRVRWHTLTADRALELLDSDAEQGLSVQEARQRRTVSAAGGAEVSPGEPFLAELANPLNPILGVGAGLSATTGSMTDAGLVVGLIGINSLVGGLQRLRADRTVRGLLERDVEEVTVVRDGREHRVREDRLVRGDVIVLHAGDAVPADARVLAGDGCEVDESSLTGESLPVVKSAEPCPEAAIGDRACMLYEDTTISSGTVRAVVVATGEHTEVARSLALAGPPPPTGVELRLEELTKRLLPAALATAAGTAGVGLLRRWPLRDVASTATSLAIASVPEGLPFVATAGQLAGARRLAANNAVVRNPRTVEALGRIDTLCVDKTGTLTEGRVRFTGVSDGRRTVHRRETDDPLLHRILAAGLRASASRDAEGNGVDETDEALHVAADRLGVTPADGRPGWQVVADLPFDSSRGVHAVLGRERRQHYLVVKGAPEVVLEACTTWRNEGGEDVALDDDARTEVLASVDALAGRGHRLLAVAEREASSRPELEEERLERLRLIGLIALADPVRETAAQAVQGIAEAGVRTIMVTGDHPETALHIAAELGLPGERALTGADLDELDDEALAAALDEVAVVARVTPAHKLRVVQTLQGNGHVVAMTGDGANDAAAIRLAEVGVALGERSSPAARDAADIVVTDDRIETLIDAIAEGRALWGSVREALAVLVGGNLGEIGFTSIASLFSRSAPLDPRQFLLVNLFTDLAPAVAIAVRPPEDVSTETLLKEGPEASLGSALRRDVAIRGTATALGASAAWAAAKTTGTARRASTVGLVALVGTQLGQTVAAGGWKRPTTLLTGLGSAAGLAAVVQTPGVSQFFGCRPLGPLGWAQATTAAAVATAGSQLASRVVERSTPGDGSAVGVGSGGDADGDA; encoded by the coding sequence ATGGTCCTCGGACCCCTGCGCCAGGCCGCGTCACTCACGTGGTCGGTCGCCACCATGCCGGCCCGCATCGCCGGTGAGGCCTTCGCGCCGGAGACCGGCGGAGCGGTCGAGCCGACGGGGGCGGACGATCGTGCCGGGGACACGGTGCCGGTCGGCGGGAACGGGAACGGGGCCGGGCCCGCGTCCGACGCTGCTCCGGCGAGCACCACGAACGGCGACGAACAGCGGCACGTCGACCCCGGGTCGCTGTTCGATGTCGACCCCGGGTCGCTGTTCGACGTCGACCTCGGGTCGCTGTTCGATGTCGACCTCGGGTCGCTGTTCGATGTCGACCTCGGGTCGCTGTTCGACGTCGACCTGCCGGCGTGGTTCGACGAGCACACCGCGATGCCCGACCTGCATCTCGACGAGATGCGCGGCTTCTTCGAGGACGGCGCGGAGTGGGTCGGCGATGCCGTCGGCGAAGGCGTCGAGCTCGTCGGTGACGCGTTCGGCATGCACCGACGGGTGTGGGAGGACGAGGACCACGACCACGCCCAGATCGAGGTCCACGGGCTGTGCGACCCCTCCGCCGTCGGCTACCGACGGCGGCTGGCCACCGCGCTCTCGCGGCTCGACGACGTCCGGTGGGCGGAGGTCAACGCCATCACCGGCCGGGTCGCCGTCGCCTTCGACGGGGGACAGCCGACCCTGCAGACCCTGGTCGACCTGATCGAGTCGGTCGAGGACGCCCACGGCGTCCGGCGCGGCCCGACCACGTCGGCCGCCTGGGACACCAGCGACCGTGCCGAGCACCCCTCCGACGACGAGCCGGTGCACCGCGTGCTGGCCATCATGGCCGGGGACGCGCTGGCCGTCGGCTGGTCGCTGGCGGCCCGCCTGGCACGCGTCCGCCGTCTGCCGGTGGAGATCGGCGGGCTGGTCGCGGTCGTCGACAACAACCCGTGGCTGCGTCTGCAGGCCGAACGGGTGCTCGGGCGACGCGTGACCGCGCTGGTCCTGCCGCTGGGCTCCGCGGTCGCCAGCGGGCTCTCGCAGGGTTCGCTCGGGGCGCTGCTCGACCTCGCACACCAGGCGACCGTGCTCGGCGAGGTCCGTGCGCGGCGACACGTCTGGCACCAGCGCGAGCCCGAGTTCTACGCCATCCACAGTGACGAGCCGATCGAGCCGCCCGACCTCGAGCCGCGGCCGGTCCGCCTGCCCGACGGGCCCGTCGAGCTGGCCGGTCGCCGGCTCGGCCAGCTCTCCATGGCCGGTTTCGGCGGCACCCTGCTGGCCACGCGCGATCCGCGTCGGGCGGCCGACGCGTTCCTCGTCGCGACGCCCAAGGCGGCGCGTCTGGGACGCGAGGGGTTCGCCGCGCACCTGGGACGCACCCTGGCCTACCGCGGCATCGTGCCGCTCGACGCCTCGGCGCTGCGTCGCCTCGACCGGGTCGACACGGTCGTGCTGGACGCCGACGTGGTGCGCCGTCCGCGGTGGGAGGTCCGGGGGGCGTGCACGCCGTCCGGCGAGGGCGTGCCGCTCGAGCTGCGTGACCGCGCCGAGCGGCTGCTCGACGCCGACGACGTCGAAGCCGACCGCCGGCGATCCGGCTGGCGACTCGCGCCGCTGGCGGCCGTGGAGGCCGACGCCGACGTGCACGTCCCGCGAGGTACGAAGGCCCGCGGTCGGGAGATCACGGCGCGCGGCGGTCGGGTGTTGGGACTGGTCTCCGACGGCCAGGTCGTGGCCGTCGTCGACGTGGTCGACCAGCTCGACGCGGGTCTCGACGCCGTCGTCGACGCCGTGCGTGCCGCCGGTCACCGGCTGTACGTCGCCGGCCGTGCCGGTCGCGTGGCGGACCGCATCGACGCCGACGGGACCCTGCCGGGCGGTCGGGCGCTCGGTGAGGCGGTGCGGGAGTTGCAGGCCGACGGCGCCGTCGTGCTGGTGATCGGCCGCCAGGGCCACCGCGGCCTGGCCGCCGCTGACGTCGGCGTCGGGGTCGTCTCCGACACCGGACGCCCGTCATGGGGCGCCGACCTCATCCTCGGTCGCGAGCTCGCCGATGCCGCCACGTTGGTGCAGGCGACGACGGTCGCCCGGGAGGTCTCGCAGCGCTCGGCGCGCTTCGCCGTGGGTGGTTCGGCGCTCGGGGCGCTGGTCGCCGGCACCGGTCCGCGGGAGGCGGCCGGGTCGCGCGGTCTGGCGATGGTCAACGGGGCGGCCGCGGCCGCGCTGGCCGCCGGCACCTGGGCGGCGGTGCGTCTGGCACACCGTCCCCGGCCCTACGTGCCCGACCGGGTCCGGTGGCACACGCTGACGGCCGATCGTGCGCTGGAACTGCTCGACAGCGACGCCGAGCAGGGCCTGAGCGTCCAGGAGGCACGGCAGCGCCGCACGGTGTCCGCGGCGGGCGGCGCCGAGGTCTCGCCGGGTGAGCCCTTCCTCGCCGAGCTCGCCAATCCGCTCAACCCGATCCTCGGCGTGGGCGCCGGGCTGTCGGCGACGACCGGCTCGATGACCGACGCCGGTCTGGTCGTCGGCCTCATCGGGATCAACAGTCTCGTGGGTGGGCTGCAGCGCCTGCGGGCCGACCGCACGGTGCGCGGCCTGCTGGAACGCGACGTCGAGGAGGTCACGGTCGTCCGCGACGGCCGCGAGCACCGGGTGCGCGAGGACCGCCTGGTACGCGGCGACGTGATCGTGCTGCACGCCGGCGACGCCGTCCCCGCCGACGCCCGCGTGCTCGCCGGCGACGGCTGCGAGGTCGACGAGTCGAGCCTGACCGGCGAGTCGCTGCCCGTGGTGAAGTCGGCCGAACCCTGCCCGGAAGCGGCCATCGGCGACCGGGCCTGCATGCTCTACGAGGACACCACGATCTCGAGCGGCACCGTCCGCGCCGTCGTGGTCGCGACCGGCGAGCACACCGAGGTGGCCCGCAGCCTGGCGCTGGCCGGTCCGCCGCCGCCGACCGGGGTGGAGCTGCGGCTCGAGGAGCTGACCAAGCGGCTGCTGCCGGCGGCGTTGGCGACCGCGGCGGGAACGGCCGGCGTCGGGCTGCTGCGCCGGTGGCCGCTGCGCGACGTCGCCTCGACGGCGACCAGCCTCGCGATCGCCTCGGTCCCCGAGGGGTTGCCGTTCGTGGCGACCGCCGGCCAGTTGGCGGGGGCACGGCGATTGGCCGCCAACAACGCGGTGGTCCGCAACCCCCGCACCGTGGAGGCGCTGGGGCGCATCGACACGCTGTGCGTCGACAAGACCGGCACGCTGACGGAAGGTCGCGTGCGGTTCACCGGGGTGTCCGACGGACGGCGCACGGTCCACCGCCGGGAGACCGACGACCCGTTGCTGCACCGGATCCTGGCCGCGGGACTGCGCGCCAGCGCGTCGCGCGATGCCGAGGGCAACGGTGTCGACGAGACCGACGAGGCTCTGCACGTGGCCGCCGACCGGCTCGGGGTCACCCCGGCCGACGGGCGTCCGGGGTGGCAGGTCGTGGCCGACCTGCCGTTCGACTCCAGCCGCGGCGTGCACGCCGTGCTGGGACGGGAGCGTCGCCAGCACTACCTCGTCGTCAAGGGGGCGCCGGAGGTCGTGCTCGAGGCCTGCACCACCTGGCGCAACGAGGGCGGCGAGGACGTCGCACTCGACGACGACGCCCGCACCGAGGTGCTCGCCTCGGTCGACGCGCTGGCCGGACGGGGCCACCGGTTGCTCGCCGTGGCCGAGCGTGAGGCGTCCTCGCGACCGGAACTGGAGGAGGAGCGGCTCGAGCGGCTGCGGCTGATCGGCCTCATCGCGCTCGCCGACCCGGTCCGCGAGACCGCGGCCCAGGCCGTGCAGGGCATCGCCGAAGCCGGGGTGCGCACGATCATGGTGACCGGCGACCATCCGGAGACCGCCCTGCACATCGCGGCCGAGCTCGGGCTGCCGGGCGAGCGGGCGCTGACGGGCGCGGATCTCGACGAACTCGACGACGAGGCGCTCGCCGCCGCGCTCGACGAGGTCGCGGTCGTCGCGCGCGTGACCCCGGCCCACAAGCTGCGGGTCGTGCAGACGCTGCAGGGCAACGGGCACGTGGTGGCCATGACCGGTGACGGGGCCAACGACGCGGCGGCGATCCGGCTCGCGGAGGTCGGTGTCGCGCTGGGCGAGCGTTCGTCGCCGGCGGCGCGCGACGCCGCCGACATCGTGGTCACCGACGACCGCATCGAGACGCTGATCGACGCGATCGCCGAGGGCCGCGCCCTGTGGGGCTCCGTGCGCGAGGCGTTGGCGGTGCTGGTGGGTGGCAACCTCGGCGAGATCGGGTTCACGTCGATCGCGTCGCTGTTCAGCCGGTCGGCCCCGCTGGACCCGCGCCAGTTCCTGCTGGTCAACCTGTTCACGGACCTCGCGCCGGCGGTCGCGATCGCGGTGCGTCCACCGGAGGACGTCTCGACGGAGACGTTGCTGAAGGAGGGCCCCGAGGCGTCGCTGGGCAGTGCGCTGCGGCGCGACGTCGCGATCCGCGGCACGGCGACGGCGCTGGGCGCGAGTGCGGCCTGGGCCGCGGCCAAGACGACCGGTACCGCACGCCGCGCCAGCACGGTCGGACTGGTCGCCCTGGTCGGTACCCAGCTGGGGCAGACCGTGGCCGCCGGTGGGTGGAAGCGTCCGACGACGTTGCTGACGGGGCTCGGATCGGCCGCCGGGCTGGCCGCCGTCGTGCAGACGCCCGGCGTCAGTCAGTTCTTCGGCTGCCGGCCCCTCGGGCCGTTGGGTTGGGCCCAGGCCACCACGGCCGCCGCGGTCGCCACCGCCGGGTCGCAGCTCGCGTCGCGGGTGGTGGAACGCTCGACGCCGGGCGACGGGTCCGCCGTGGGCGTCGGGAGCGGCGGCGACGCGGACGGTGACGCGTGA
- a CDS encoding NAD(P)H-binding protein — MAPLPADRPLELLVTGASGFVGGALVPALLAGGHRVRCLVREPDRLRAPWRDRVEVLQGRAEDRQAVWRAGDGCDAAFYLVHGMEGRLRGLVDRERRTAAAFAEGASAAGMRRIVYLGGIVDESRLAFVSDHLYARHQAGVELREGPVPVTELRAGIVLGAGSTSFDLLVAAATAPFALDTPWNRSRVQPIAVSDLLTVLGRVLTDPRAAGEVLEVGGPDTLSYASLVELVREELGRRPARRLRVPYLPPEATALGAAARAGTDPVLTLALLQSVEEDAVVRDPRGRRRYGELLGTPVRAAVRAALAAR, encoded by the coding sequence ATGGCCCCACTCCCCGCCGACCGACCGCTCGAGCTGTTGGTGACCGGTGCCAGCGGGTTCGTCGGCGGCGCACTCGTCCCGGCGCTGCTGGCCGGCGGCCACCGGGTCCGCTGCCTGGTTCGCGAGCCGGACCGCCTGCGGGCGCCGTGGCGCGACCGCGTCGAGGTCCTGCAGGGCCGCGCCGAGGACCGACAGGCCGTCTGGCGGGCCGGGGACGGCTGCGACGCGGCGTTCTACCTCGTGCACGGGATGGAGGGCCGACTGCGCGGCCTGGTCGACCGCGAGCGGCGCACGGCGGCCGCCTTCGCCGAAGGCGCCTCGGCCGCCGGCATGCGCCGTATCGTCTACCTCGGTGGCATCGTCGACGAGTCCCGCCTGGCCTTCGTGTCCGACCACCTCTACGCGCGCCACCAGGCTGGCGTGGAACTGCGCGAGGGTCCGGTGCCGGTCACCGAGCTGCGGGCGGGCATCGTGCTCGGCGCCGGGAGCACGTCGTTCGACCTGCTGGTCGCGGCCGCCACCGCCCCGTTCGCTCTCGACACGCCCTGGAACCGCTCACGCGTGCAACCGATCGCCGTCAGCGACCTGCTGACGGTCCTGGGGCGCGTCCTCACCGATCCACGGGCGGCCGGGGAGGTGCTCGAGGTCGGCGGACCCGACACCTTGAGCTACGCGTCGCTGGTGGAGCTCGTCCGCGAGGAACTCGGGCGGCGACCGGCCCGGCGGCTGCGTGTGCCCTACCTGCCGCCGGAGGCCACGGCCCTGGGCGCCGCGGCGCGCGCCGGCACGGACCCGGTCCTGACGTTGGCGCTGCTGCAGTCGGTCGAGGAGGACGCGGTCGTCCGCGACCCGCGGGGTCGGCGTCGGTACGGCGAACTGTTGGGCACCCCGGTGCGCGCGGCGGTCCGGGCGGCGCTCGCCGCGCGCTGA
- the aroF gene encoding 3-deoxy-7-phosphoheptulonate synthase, protein MVVVMRSGASDTDVDKVVKAIDELGGDAFVSRGKHQTIIGLVGDLTQFTELPLHAFPGVEDVIRVSKPYKLVSVETHPRPSTVWVGDTPIGRDTVTLIAGPCAVETEDQTDAACRMAKEAGASILRGGAYKPRTSPYAFQGLGEAGLDILHGVSRDIGLPFVTEVVTPADVETVAAKADMLQVGARNMQNFQLLKEVGMAGKPVLLKRGLTATIDEWIMAAEYIAHTGNLQVVLCERGIRTYEPMTRNTLDVSAVPVAQSLTHLPVVVDPSHSGGKRDLVLPLTRAAIAAGADGIIVDVHPRPELALCDGPQALVRDDILPLRESVTRFAGAMGREVAAPNVDHRSGAWGRSASA, encoded by the coding sequence ATGGTCGTGGTCATGCGCTCCGGCGCGAGCGACACCGACGTCGACAAGGTCGTCAAGGCGATCGACGAGCTCGGGGGCGACGCGTTCGTCTCCCGCGGCAAGCACCAGACGATCATCGGACTCGTCGGCGACCTGACGCAGTTCACCGAGCTGCCACTGCACGCCTTCCCGGGCGTGGAGGACGTCATCCGCGTCAGCAAGCCCTACAAGCTCGTCAGCGTCGAGACCCATCCGCGTCCGTCGACCGTCTGGGTCGGGGACACCCCCATCGGTCGGGACACGGTCACGTTGATCGCCGGTCCCTGTGCGGTGGAGACCGAGGACCAGACCGACGCCGCCTGCCGAATGGCCAAGGAGGCCGGCGCGTCGATCCTGCGGGGCGGCGCCTACAAGCCACGCACGTCGCCCTACGCCTTCCAGGGACTCGGCGAGGCCGGTCTCGACATCCTGCACGGGGTCTCGCGCGACATCGGTCTGCCGTTCGTCACGGAGGTCGTGACCCCCGCCGACGTGGAGACGGTCGCGGCCAAGGCGGACATGCTCCAGGTCGGCGCCCGCAACATGCAGAACTTCCAGTTGCTCAAGGAAGTCGGGATGGCCGGCAAGCCGGTACTGCTCAAGCGGGGCCTGACCGCCACCATCGACGAGTGGATCATGGCGGCCGAGTACATCGCCCACACCGGCAACCTGCAGGTGGTGCTGTGCGAACGGGGTATCCGCACCTACGAGCCGATGACCCGCAACACGCTCGACGTCTCGGCCGTGCCCGTCGCCCAGTCGCTCACCCACCTGCCCGTGGTGGTCGACCCGTCGCACTCCGGTGGCAAGCGGGACCTGGTGCTGCCGCTCACCCGTGCGGCGATCGCTGCGGGTGCGGACGGGATCATCGTCGACGTCCACCCGCGCCCGGAGCTCGCCCTGTGCGACGGGCCGCAGGCGCTGGTGCGCGACGACATCCTCCCGCTGCGCGAGTCGGTGACCCGGTTCGCCGGCGCCATGGGACGCGAGGTCGCCGCGCCCAACGTCGACCACCGCAGCGGCGCCTGGGGGCGCTCCGCCTCGGCGTGA
- a CDS encoding zinc ribbon domain-containing protein gives MTSDAGEATDRVACQHCGTLAGAGARFCRACGVALADATAEHTASGDTGVLDGGRDADGGRRGHTRGSGSSPDRSGRRARRRSTEEQTTGELDRAARPGIAIGVDGDGAALRPCPSCGGPNSVQRELCGRCGADLDSGASLPRADAGRATSGRPGEEDEVRRSRLGPLLALLGVVGAAVAGVAVAGAGPFGPPGTTVPAVEFDPLGYPGEPVRLPVAEIATLTTLPPQGNEVYTAAQMVDDDPTTAWNSDGAAADTEHGVGERIELVLEQPGWVDRLVLRNGDQRDADAYAANARIQRAQLTLDGDAVVIVNLLDEGLAAQAVEFDEPVLTSAVSIEVLDTFPGDTHPDLAVSDLELQGWLARGGDVEVARERASSAPAIGGSDR, from the coding sequence GTGACCAGCGACGCCGGTGAGGCCACCGACCGCGTGGCGTGCCAGCACTGCGGCACGCTGGCCGGCGCCGGTGCACGGTTCTGTCGCGCGTGCGGCGTGGCGTTGGCCGACGCCACGGCCGAGCACACCGCCTCCGGGGACACCGGCGTGCTCGACGGCGGCCGTGACGCCGACGGCGGGCGACGGGGCCACACCCGCGGGAGCGGGTCGTCCCCGGACCGCTCGGGACGGCGCGCTCGTCGCCGCAGCACCGAGGAGCAGACCACCGGGGAACTCGACCGTGCCGCCCGGCCCGGCATCGCGATCGGGGTCGACGGTGACGGCGCGGCGCTGCGGCCGTGCCCCAGCTGCGGCGGGCCCAACAGCGTCCAGCGGGAGCTGTGCGGCCGCTGCGGTGCCGACCTGGACTCCGGCGCGTCGTTGCCACGTGCCGACGCGGGGCGCGCGACCTCCGGCCGTCCCGGTGAGGAGGACGAGGTCCGCCGCTCCCGTCTGGGCCCGCTGTTGGCCCTGCTCGGCGTGGTCGGTGCGGCGGTCGCTGGCGTCGCGGTGGCTGGCGCCGGGCCCTTCGGACCGCCGGGAACGACCGTCCCGGCGGTCGAGTTCGACCCGCTGGGCTACCCGGGCGAACCGGTGCGGCTGCCGGTTGCCGAGATCGCGACCCTGACCACCCTGCCGCCGCAGGGCAACGAGGTCTACACGGCCGCGCAGATGGTCGACGACGACCCGACCACGGCCTGGAACTCCGACGGCGCCGCCGCCGACACCGAGCACGGCGTCGGTGAGCGGATCGAACTCGTCCTGGAGCAACCCGGCTGGGTCGACCGGTTGGTGCTGCGCAACGGCGACCAGCGCGACGCCGATGCCTACGCGGCCAACGCCCGGATCCAGCGGGCACAGCTGACGCTGGACGGTGACGCGGTGGTGATCGTCAACCTGCTCGACGAGGGCCTGGCCGCGCAGGCCGTCGAGTTCGACGAGCCGGTCCTGACCTCGGCCGTCAGCATCGAGGTCCTCGACACGTTCCCGGGCGACACGCATCCCGACCTGGCCGTGTCCGACCTCGAGCTGCAGGGCTGGCTCGCTCGCGGCGGGGACGTGGAGGTGGCGCGGGAGCGCGCGTCGTCCGCGCCGGCCATCGGTGGGTCCGACCGCTGA
- the pknB gene encoding Stk1 family PASTA domain-containing Ser/Thr kinase codes for MAVSTSHSSRDAGPTRVGGRYLLRGELGRGGMATVHRAVDEVLEREVAVKLLHAHLATDPAFLDRFRREARSAAALAHPNVVAVHDWGETDDGAYLVLQLIEGPSLREVLRRRGRLSPSQALGVLAPAAAGLGSAHRAGLVHRDVKPENLLLSGDGQVHVTDFGLARAAASATSTFGADVLVGSPHYLSPEAVRGRPLDPRADVYALGVVLFECLTGRPPHEGDSPFATAVAHTSQRVPPPSTLVPGIPPELDGLVVAATAHEPDERPEDATVFARELALAVPGGMEPLALDGLLGDTVVPSRPAARGSTVALAPGDPTTVVSGRPGPPAPPGSTGTRRIDDRDVDVAASTRTHLDDVGDESADDVDQGVDDGPGGRSRGWLVLLVVLALLAASAAGGYLVWDRVLAPVTPIPVVVGEAHGAAVADLEQAGFDVRVAQDRPNDLEVPADHVLDQDRDGDARRGATITLVLSGGPRQVTVPDVVGDTRELAEQRLADAGLRPQTTEAHDEQVAAGLVVRTDPAAAEVLDETSAVTLTVSLGPEPIDVPDVRGLDEGAAAAELDGAELGMAITGRVHDVSAPGTVVQQDPLDTTAHRGDTVDVVVSLGPAPVEVPDVRNMLVDEATIVLEELGLSVEVDRRGGFGSWLRPNRVFEQDPGPASDLLPGETVILYAYDE; via the coding sequence CCCGGCCTTCCTCGACCGCTTCCGCCGGGAGGCCCGGTCCGCCGCCGCACTGGCGCATCCCAACGTCGTCGCCGTCCACGACTGGGGCGAGACCGACGATGGCGCCTACCTGGTGCTGCAATTGATCGAGGGACCGTCCCTGCGGGAGGTGCTGCGCCGCCGGGGTCGGCTCTCGCCGTCGCAGGCGCTGGGGGTGCTCGCCCCCGCCGCCGCCGGGCTCGGCTCGGCCCACCGCGCCGGTCTGGTCCACCGCGACGTGAAGCCGGAGAACCTCCTGCTGAGCGGGGACGGCCAGGTCCACGTCACCGACTTCGGACTCGCGCGCGCGGCTGCGAGCGCGACCTCCACCTTCGGGGCGGACGTGCTGGTCGGCTCGCCGCACTATCTCTCCCCCGAGGCGGTCCGTGGTCGGCCACTGGATCCGCGCGCCGACGTCTACGCCCTCGGGGTCGTGCTGTTCGAGTGCCTGACCGGGCGACCGCCACACGAGGGTGACTCGCCGTTCGCGACCGCGGTCGCGCACACCTCCCAGCGGGTGCCGCCACCGTCCACGCTCGTACCGGGCATCCCGCCGGAGCTCGACGGACTGGTGGTGGCCGCGACGGCACACGAGCCCGACGAGCGCCCCGAGGACGCAACGGTGTTCGCCCGGGAGCTCGCGCTCGCCGTCCCGGGTGGCATGGAACCGCTGGCACTCGACGGGCTGCTGGGCGACACCGTGGTCCCGTCCCGCCCGGCAGCGCGGGGCAGCACCGTCGCACTCGCGCCCGGCGATCCGACCACCGTCGTCAGCGGCCGACCGGGGCCGCCGGCGCCGCCCGGATCGACCGGGACACGACGGATCGACGATCGCGACGTCGACGTCGCGGCGTCCACCCGGACCCACCTCGACGACGTCGGCGACGAATCCGCGGACGACGTCGACCAGGGTGTCGACGACGGCCCGGGGGGGCGCAGCCGGGGCTGGCTCGTCCTGCTGGTGGTGCTGGCGCTGCTGGCCGCCTCCGCCGCGGGTGGCTACCTGGTGTGGGACCGGGTACTGGCCCCGGTGACCCCGATCCCCGTCGTGGTCGGTGAGGCCCACGGCGCGGCCGTCGCCGACCTTGAACAGGCCGGCTTCGACGTGCGTGTCGCCCAGGACCGACCCAACGACCTGGAGGTGCCCGCCGACCACGTGCTCGATCAGGACCGGGACGGTGACGCCCGCCGGGGCGCCACCATCACGCTCGTGCTGTCCGGTGGTCCCCGCCAGGTCACCGTCCCCGACGTGGTGGGTGACACCCGCGAACTCGCCGAGCAACGCCTCGCCGACGCGGGCCTGCGTCCACAGACCACCGAGGCCCACGACGAGCAGGTCGCCGCCGGGCTCGTCGTGCGGACCGATCCGGCGGCTGCCGAGGTCCTCGACGAGACCAGCGCCGTCACCCTGACCGTGAGCCTCGGTCCGGAGCCGATCGACGTCCCGGACGTGCGTGGGCTCGACGAGGGTGCCGCCGCGGCCGAACTCGACGGCGCCGAGCTCGGCATGGCGATCACCGGGCGCGTCCACGACGTCTCGGCACCCGGCACCGTCGTGCAGCAGGACCCACTCGACACGACCGCTCACCGCGGGGACACGGTGGACGTCGTGGTGTCCCTGGGCCCGGCACCGGTCGAGGTCCCCGACGTGCGCAACATGCTGGTCGACGAGGCCACGATCGTCCTCGAGGAACTCGGCCTGAGCGTCGAGGTCGACCGACGGGGTGGCTTCGGGTCCTGGCTGCGACCCAACCGCGTGTTCGAGCAGGACCCCGGCCCCGCGAGCGACCTGCTACCCGGCGAGACGGTGATCCTGTACGCCTACGACGAGTGA